One genomic window of Channa argus isolate prfri chromosome 5, Channa argus male v1.0, whole genome shotgun sequence includes the following:
- the thumpd3 gene encoding THUMP domain-containing protein 3 produces MSCHEDGAADHGPESVEPSSSFTETKATFGDYITVIIGATVPTGFELTAAEEVKEKIGVDARISKDRGRIYFPVTTDKLFQVHLLRSVDNLFVVVAEYDHYQFKESKEETLMELQQLASTLPWGKALEVWKLNGTVKKKKGHRRGGNGNKLKPNTEARDATAADPEQQGLDQTVAAVEGQTKTENSTDMEKCTQNFEDSAFETKPIKFRVTCNRAGDKHSFSSNEAARDFGGAVQEFFQWKADMTKFDIEVLLNIHNEEVVIGIALTEESLHRRNISHFGPTTLRSTLCYGMLRLCKPQASDIILDPMCGTGAIPLEGAIEFSSSFYIAGDNNDMAVNRTVNNICHIQKRRADKGSASGLPIDTVRWDLCNLPIRTSSVDIIITDMPFGKRMGSKKRNWDLYPSCLREMARVCRPGSGKAVLLTQDKKCFAKAISRMGGLWRKLHTVWVNVGGLHAGVYLLKRTGAVLGQTPEDVYESRRILNEQGGEKEDKEPS; encoded by the exons ATGTCTTGCCACGAAGATGGGGCTGCAGATCATGGCCCTGAATCAGTGGAACCATCATCTTCCTTCACTGAAACTAAAGCGACTTTTGGGGACTACATCACTGTCATCATAGGAGCAACCGTACCCACAGGGTTTGAACTCACTGCTGCAGAGGAGGTCAAAGAGAAAATTGGAGTTGATGCACGGATTAGTAAAGATCGTGGTCGTATATACTTTCCAGTAACCACTGACAAGCTTTTTCAG GTCCATCTTCTGAGGTCTGTGGACAATCTATTTGTTGTAGTTGCCGAATATGATCACTACCAGTTCAAAGAATCAAAG GAGGAGACACTGATGGAGTTGCAGCAGCTTGCCTCCACACTCCCCTGGGGTAAGGCTCTAGAGGTCTGGAAGTTAAATGGCActgtaaaaaagaagaaaggccACCGGAGAGGAGGGAATGGTAACAAACTAAAACCTAACACAGAGGCCCGTGATGCAACTGCTGCTGATCCTGAGCAGCAAGGGCTAGACCAGACTGTGGCTGCTGTTGAAGgccagacaaagacagagaactCAACTGACATGGAGAAATGCACCCAGAACTTCGAGGACTCAGCATTCGAGACCAAGCCAATAAAGTTTCGTGTGACGTGCAACAGGGCCGGTgacaaacacagtttttcctCTAATGAAGCAGCAAGAGATTTTGGTGGGGCTGTTCAGGAATTCTTTCAGTGGAAAGCTGACATGACAAAGTTTGACATTGAG GTTTTACTAAACATACACAATGAAGAAGTGGTGATTGGCATTGCCCTCACAGAGGAGAGCCTTCACAGGAGAAACATCAGCCACTTTGGACCTACTACACTGCGGTCTACTTTATGCTATGGCATGCTCAG GCTGTGTAAACCTCAGGCATCTGATATCATACTTGATCCAATGTGTGGAACTGGAGCGATACCGTTGGAG GGGGCCATTGAATTTAGCAGTTCATTCTACATTGCCGGTGACAACAATGACATGGCAGTTAACCGCACAGTAAATAATATATGCCACATCCAGAAACGGAGGGCAGACAAGGGCAG TGCATCTGGTTTGCCCATTGACACAGTGCGCTGGGATTTGTGCAACTTACCCATCAGGACCAGCTCTGttgacatcatcatcactgaCATGCCCTTTGGAAagag aatGGGCTCTAAGAAGAGAAACTGGGACCTTTATCCTTCTTGTCTGAGAGAAATGGCCCGTGTGTGCAGACCTGGTTCAGGAAAGGCTGTCCTGCTGACACAAGACAAGAAATGCTTTGCCAAG GCTATCTCGAGAATGGGAGGACTGTGGAGGAAGCTGCACACTGTTTGGGTCAATGTTGGGGGTTTACATGCCGGAGTCTACCTCCTCAAACGGACCGGGGCTGTGCTTGGCCAAACTCCTGAGGATGTCTATGAATCACGAAGAATCCTTAATGAACAGGGGGGAGAGAAGGAAGACAAGGAGCCCTCTTAA